atgagaaagttctggagatgaagGGTGGTGACAGTTGCACGGCAATATGAATGTACCTAGTGCCACTGACCTGTAAACTTAGAAACttacatgtattttaccacaattatgaatttttaaaagaaaaaagatatatctTAAAGTCAGCTGATTTTCAAAAATAGTAACAACTGAAGGAAGGCTGCAGAGGCCAAAAATCCCCAGTTTACAGAACTAGAAGCTGGGAGAGGTTTAGCTTCCCATGAACATGCTAGACACCAAGTGGCACGCTGGCCCAGAATCTGGCGTCTCCTCCCTAATCCCATCCCCCTGCCCACACACAAAGTGGCATTTCCCAAGCAGGATGCTCTGGCCAGATTAGCCAATTGAACTTCAAGTTGGGGCCTAACAAGATGACCTCTGAGCAGGGTCTCTAGGGCTCTGTGCCACCATCAGTGGGGGGCAGCAGGTGATGCTCTTGGGGCCTCCAGGGCTCCTGGTGGGGCCAGGCCTCAGCACCTTCCCACCAAACTCCTGCAGCTGGCAACAGGAAATAAACCAAAAGGGAGCCACATGGTTTAGGAACAAAATTTATTCCAATTTAAAACAGAATTCATTTCAGgagaaagatatgaaaaattgaTTTCCATCAGGCATCTCTGGATTAAGGGGTCAGGGCCCACAGGCCCCAGGACGCTGGCATCACGCTGGTCTGCACGCccagtcctccctccctccccagtaCAACATGCATGCATTTTAAATGACAAAGGtctaaaaacagctttttataGAATATTCTCTTTTAAATAGGTTAAGGTTTAATTGTCTGAAATCAGGACTGTGTGTAATATACAAGTATCACTGGATCATATCCACCAGGCTGGCCCTACGGGCTGTGGCCACCTCCGGGGACACTGGCACTAGGAGGCCACTCTGTGGGAGCCTGGGGTGCCCAGGGTATGGGCCTTACTCTGGCTGGGGGCTGCTGCCACCTGGATGTGACACAGTCAAGGAGGAGGTCGGCACTCTGAGAAAGCGTTTATGGAGGGGAGATTCACCAAGGAACAGACACCCACACGGGTAGCTGCCCATGGCCCAAGGCCAGTGGGATGTGGGTAAGGGTGACACTGGCACAAGAACTACTGTCTGGGACTCTCCTGGGGCAGCAGCTCCACCCCGAGGCCATGGCACTGCCCTCTGCTCTGGGGGATCAGGCACTCTGGGCTCTGGAATACTTGGCACACCATCCCTGTCCAGAAGGGCTAATACTTTGACCAGCTCAGGCTGCCCCATGCCCGCATGCTGAGCAACTCTACCCTCTGGCCAAGTCCAGTTCCCTTTTTGTGATCTGGACCCCTTTAAAGATGCTGAGACACCTACTCTGTGAGGACTTCAAGGCCCTAAGGGCAGGTCCACTGCCAGCAATGGACACAGTGGCCACCACAGGGGAAGCCCCATCTGCTCCCCCAGGGTGCCATCTGCCTGCCCCACCCTCACTGTAGGGGGTTTACACCATAAACACTGTTCTCAGGTAGACATGTGCACAAAAAGGTTGCCTCTGGGAGGGACAGGAGGAAAGCTAGTGAAGAAGCTAGAGTCCCCATAGCCCCCTCTGCCTCTAGCACGGCCAACACCAGGAATGCCGCTGCCCCACCCTATCAGGCTCCCTCCACTCTAGGGACACCAACAGACACCCTGCAGGGAGGGAGCCCTGAGAGCACAGGGGGCCCAGAACTGCTTATTGGGCTTGGTTCGATTTGTGTGTCGCTTCTACAGTTCACCAGAGGCCCAAAGAAGCAGCAGCCACCCAGAGTCCCAATGTCACAGCGGTTGGGGCAAAGGCATCACTGGCGATCCATTCCTGGCACAATTgtgcaaaaaacccaaaaccaacaaaacaaaaacactgtagTGTTCAGTCTACAACAGATGAGAAGCCACCTCTCCCCCGTCCAAACAGCCCCCCTCGTCCCCTGCCTTCAGTCACCAAGGAGAATGTGTCTTGATGCTCAGAGGGGTCCAGGGGagtgtggctcagtgcctggccATGGCCAGTCAGGACTGGAGCTGCCCAGGGCCCAGGTGTCAGCCACCGCCTTCCATGTGCTGCTGACCAAAGTGCGAGTGCTGGTATCCCGCatactgggcatggtggctccagAGCGGGAACAAGTGCTCGGGACAAGGCCACACACGGAACTGCTGGCAGCGTCCCCTCCTTTCTGATTCTCGGGGACAGACCTGAGAATATTCTGTAAAAGTCCCCACCTCATCCTCATTGtttccaaattgttttccaacaaTTGTTTCCAACAAAACATAACAGAACAAACACCAATGCCCCCCACCCAAGGGCCTTTCTCTCAGAACCACCCAGGACCCAGCCCTCCCTTTGCAGCCCGGCCAGCTCAGGCTCCTGTGGAACACTCTCCAGCGAGGTGGTGGCTATACAGCCCCTAGGAGCCCCCAGGAGGGCCTAAGCTTGCTAGACTCTGGCCCTGGAAAGGCAACCCGGCAGACCCCAAAGTCCCACAGCCCTAGCACAGGGGACTCTCCCTGGCCCACAATTAACTCGACCTGTGGAGCCtggcatattatttttttttccacaagaaaaaaaaaatggttaggcACTTCCCAGGGTGGGCAACCAGAAGccacccaccccctcttcttGGAGTCCAGTGAGCAACAACATGGCATAAGTTGTGAGGATGCAGGATGCACAGGATGTCAAtaacttaaaaaaaggaaaaggaagtcaGTCTCCACGTCTCCACGCCTTTCatgattaggaagaaaaaaagaggggaaagagaaaaggcacCCCAGAGTCCAAGCACAGCCCCGGGGGTGCCTGGCGCCACCAGGGGTCTTGGGGTGGTGGGCCGGTCATGGCTGGTGGGGGCCAGATGAGGTCTGGAGTGGCTGGGAACATGGGGCACACATGTTTCGtctgtttcagtatttttttcttttcttttttttttttttagaaaaaagcgAGCCACAAGTCAAGGCCAGAAAAAGGCTGCCTTTACCGCTGACAAAAGGTGAGAAGGTGCACGAAGTGTATAGAGAGAAAGATGTACATCCCCTGATACTGTGAAATAAAAACCAGTtgttaaaaatatgaacaaaaatcaaaaaaacaaaaaacaaaaaaaacctcctcCTGTGGGCAGAGCCCCGGGATCCGAGACGGGGCCGCCCAGGAGGTGCAGCTGCCCACGGCATGCCAAGGTCCATCCCTGCTCACACCCCCTTCTGAGTCACACCAGGTTGTACTCCTTCAGATTGAGCTGCAGGATGGTGTCCTTCACAGCTGCGAAGACAAAGCGGATGTTCTCCGTGTCGGTGGCGCAGGTAAAGTGCGAGTAAATGATCTTGTCGCTGTCAGGGTTCAGGTCCACGAACATCTTCAGGATGAACTCCCGGGCAGCCTGTGCATCCCGTTGTGgccctgggggagggaggggtgagcaAGGCTGGCCTGGATCACACAGGATACCCTATCTTGGATGAGCTGTGCCCCCTCCCCTACCCCAAAGCCACATGACTTGTGATCCCACCTGGCCCCTCTGTCAGCCCAGCGGCCCATCCTACTGGCTCAGCCCCATAGCCCTGCCCGCCCCATGGTATCCGCCAGGGGCTACCACCACCTTCCCCACCCTAGTATGCCCCTCCCCTAATAGCCACCCAACACCTCCCTGGCCCCTTCACCCTCACACTGCAGGCCATGCCCACCATCCTGCACAGGTTCCCAAAAAAGGCACCCCCTAAAGGTGGATGACACCTGAATTCAAAGGCTCAGATGTGAAGGACCGCTGGGCTAGTCATGGATTCAAAAGCAGCACTCAGTGGTGACACCACTAATGCATAACACCCATGCCAGCCAAGGGCCAGGCAACACTCTCCCTAGGCCAAGCCTTAAGATCCAGGGGAGTCCAGTATGTGGAGACTCCAAGGTTTGGTCCTGCCCTCTGGGATGAGGTAGGTAACTGTGAGACAACTGCCCCCGTGCCCTGGTTCTGTGGACCCTCCCATGACCCTCTCCCAGGGAGGAGGCCACACCATCGAACTCAGGGAAGTAGTCCACCAGGTGGGAGTGTAGGATCTTGTCCTCCAACAGGTCCTTCTTGTTGAGGAAGAGGATGACGGAAGAGTTCTGGAACCAAGGGTATGTGATGATGGTCCGGAACAAGGCTTTGCTCTCCTCCATGCGGttctgggaagggaaggaaggtggcACTAGAGACATAGCTGCACCCTCGGAGGGCATTGCAATGAGGTATAGACATCCTGCCACTGCACCCCTCCACCCCTTCCCCTGGGCCTCTCCCCTGCATCCTCCATCTTCTACCTGTACCCCTGGCTCCCTCCAACCTGCACACTCCATACCTCCACTATACCCTACAGCCTCTACCCCCTACCCCTGCACCCTACACCTTACACCCCTCCAGTCCTGCACGCTTATACCCTCCACTGCTGCATCTGTCCACCggggctcagcagctagggaggcCCTTGGCCCAGTCCAGCCCCAGCACATTCTTGACACAGGGGCATGACCCTGCAGAGGGAAGACTGATTCCCCAAGTTCACCCTGCCCAGAGGCAGTGCCTACCTCATTGTCTGACTCCACTAGGACTTGGTCATATTCACTGAGGGCCACAAGAAACATGATGGACGTCACATTCTCAAAGCAGTGGATCCACTTCCTCCGCTCAGACCTCTGTCCTCCAACATCTACCATTCTGAAAGGACACAGCACACAGAGGACTCAGCCATGGGGGAACCAACCCACTTCCCTGGCTATACCAAACAAGCCCCTTCCctgacaaaaaaaaaggaaacagcctCAGGTGCAGAAACAAAAGGGGTGAGTGAAAGGATATAAactctcattctatcaccctgtgtagagtgctttaaaatcatagctcacagcaacctcaaactcttaggcacaagagatcctcttgcctcagcctcctgaatagctgagattacaggtgcctgccccaatgcctggctaatttttctatttttagtagagacagggtcttgctcttactcaggctggtcttcaactcatgagctcaagcaatccactcacctcagcctcccagagtgctaggattacaggcgtgagccacggtgcccagcgtGAATTTTCTAAGTGTTCTATGATCAGGGaagatcctttttttttggccggggctgggtttgaacccaccacctccggcatatgggaccggcgccctacttcttgagccacaggcgccgccctggaagatacttttttttttaaaaaaatacaaaggcagaaaaggagaatGTCCCTCAGGCCTCAGCCATGTAGAAGCAGGGTCCAGAAAGAAACCCACAATTCTTCATCTATAGGACACTAGGGCTGCTTGGGGCATGGCGAGTGGCAGGGATCTACCCAGCCAGGATCTAAAGAGCAGAGTCCAGGAAACACAGGTAGACAGTGAATGTACCAGGGTGACTCTTAAGGGAAAAGAGTGATCAGACCACACCAACAGCTGCAGCCAGTCAGGAAAACCACTGTGCTAACAGCATAGGGACTACGGCCTTTCTGGACCACAAGGCCTCTACCAGGACACCATGGCCACCAACAGGGTGGGCCAGGCTCCTCTTCTCGTGCACTGGGGCAATCATGACACCATTTGATGCCTCCAAGTGGAGTACTGGGCTAAGAGCTCAGCCCTAGGCACTGCCTGCTCTCTCCTGGCTCATGGATGATGAGAGGCAGCTGACAAAGGAACAACTATGGCAGAGCGGTAGGGCCTACAACAAAGCTCTGTACCCCCAGCTGAGCTCAGGGAAGGTACAGGACATTCCCAACAGAGGACACCGAAGGCCCAGGCTAAGGTGGTATCAGCAGGACCCTAAACTATGAGCTGAAGTGTCATCATGCCATACCCCTGTCTTGCAACACCTGGCCTCAGCTGGAACTCTCTGGGGTCACTGACCCcatgagaataaaaaagaaaactaaacccaAATTCTCAGAAAATACACCATCACACATATATAGCAAGTACACGCCAACTTCTGATGGTCCAGGGTACCTGCTGGGGCTGGAGGAAGCACCCAGTGACTGGACAGAAACATGGCCACTGAGAGCAAGGGCAGGGCACAGAGTAAAGAAAGTGGCAGCCcaactcctccttctcttctgtcCTGAGCAGGGAGTGCCCCAGGAGCCTCAGGCAAACCCACAGGCTTTCCCCACTGAGTTTCAGCTAGTACTCCCTAGACACCAACTGAGAGGTGTCAATTCTTCCTCGACCAAGGTCAGTGCCACAGTGAGCCTGTGCTTAAGGAGAAAGTACTCAAAACAGGCACTACCCACACAGGCACCAAATTCAAGTGCGGTGGGTTAGTGGCCCCCAGCCAGAGCCTGAGGTAATTAATGTCCCCAACACTCACATCCACCTGGAACTTGGGAATAGGATCTGATTTGAAAATAATTAGTCAAGATGGCATGAGACTAGACTAGGGACGGTTCTGAATCCAATTAACTGGTGTCCTATTTGGACATGGACAGGTAGATAGGGAGAATACCCATGAAGATGAAGGCTAAGCTCAAGGTGATGTTTCTACAAGGAACATCTAGGCCTGGGACAGACTCTTCCTCACAGTCTCAGGAGGGcctgccctgcccacaccttgatctcagacttctgccCTCTAGAATTGAGATAACAAATGCCTGCTGTTTAAGCTGCCCAGTCTGTGCTGCTCTCATGGCAGCCCAGGACATGAATGCACTTGGCCTTGGTACTTGGCAGCTCAGGACAAGCCCTGACCCTGCACCTGGAAACTTCACCTGGTGGGTGAGAGCCCACACAAGTGGGGCCATGTTCTAGGGAGCAGCTCTGAAACCACTCCAGCCATGCAACCTGCCAAGCATGGGGCTGACAAGGTCTCCAGGGAAAATTCCTCCATCCTGCAGACCAACCCAGGGACCTAAGCCCAGCAGGTGTGGCATGGGCAGGCCCCAGGTTCTATACCAAAACCACACGGTGCCTCAGCCTCTAGTCCAGAACGCACCCCCTCGGCAGCACCCCTGCTCTGGCCAGGGGCTCCAGCCACCCACCCACCAGATGCCTATCCCTGCCCCCCTCTGCTGTGGCCATGTCCCCTTCCTACATGTGCCCATATCACAGCCACTTACTGACAAATATCTCCTGTCCTGGGTCACCCACTCCCTGAGAACCAATAAGCCTtctgctcccacccccacccatccCCATATCTAGGGACACAGTGCCCCACCTCACCCTGCTCAGAGCATACCTGAAGATGATGTTCTCCAGGTCGAAAGGGTACTCGATGATGCCCGTGGTGGGCACGCGCACCCGCAGCACGTCCTGCTGGGTGGGCAAGTAGCCTGAGGTGGCAATGCGGTCCACGTCAGTTAGGTAGCTGCAACACAGCAGGCAGGGCTGTCAGGCCAGCCTGCCAGGGAGGGCAGGGGCCTGAGCACAGGGGATAAGACTGGGGATCAGGACAGGGGCTGCCAACCTCTGTCCTGGGCCAGAGAGAGTAGGTTCATTCCCAGGGTCTTGAGGGACAGAAAATgatcaagaacaaaacaaaacaaaacaaaaacacgcCTGGGCCACGGACTCTAGCTGGTTTGGGGATCTTGTAATAGAGCCACCCAAAAACAGTCCAGA
This region of Nycticebus coucang isolate mNycCou1 chromosome 2, mNycCou1.pri, whole genome shotgun sequence genomic DNA includes:
- the GNA11 gene encoding guanine nucleotide-binding protein subunit alpha-11 isoform X2, which codes for MTLESMMACCLSDEVKESKRINAEIEKQLRRDKRDARRELKLLLLGTGESGKSTFIKQMRIIHGSGYSEEDKRGFTKLVYQNIFTAMQAMIRAMETLKILYKYEQNKANALLIREVDVEKVTTFEHQYVSAIKTLWNDPGIQECYDRRREYQLSDSAKYYLTDVDRIATSGYLPTQQDVLRVRVPTTGIIEYPFDLENIIFRMVDVGGQRSERRKWIHCFENVTSIMFLVALSEYDQVLVESDNENRMEESKALFRTIITYPWFQNSSVILFLNKKDLLEDKILHSHLVDYFPEFDGPQRDAQAAREFILKMFVDLNPDSDKIIYSHFTCATDTENIRFVFAAVKDTILQLNLKEYNLV
- the GNA11 gene encoding guanine nucleotide-binding protein subunit alpha-11 isoform X1, with protein sequence MTLESMMACCLSDEVKESKRINAEIEKQLRRDKRDARRELKLLLLGTGESGKSTFIKQMRIIHGSGYSEEDKRGFTKLVYQNIFTAMQAMIRAMETLKILYKYEQNKANALLIREVDVEKVTTFEHQYVSAIKTLWNDPGIQECYDRRREYQLSDSAKYYLTDVDRIATSGYLPTQQDVLRVRVPTTGIIEYPFDLENIIFRMVDVGGQRSERRKWIHCFENVTSIMFLVALSEYDQVLVESDNENRMEESKALFRTIITYPWFQNSSVILFLNKKDLLEDKILHSHLVDYFPEFDGVASSLGEGHGRVHRTRARGQLSHSYLPHPRGQDQTLESPHTGLPWILRLGLGRVLPGPWLAWVLCISGVTTECCF